From a region of the Saccharomyces paradoxus chromosome IV, complete sequence genome:
- the RAM1 gene encoding protein farnesyltransferase (Beta subunit of the CAAX farnesyltransferase (FTase)~similar to YDL090C), producing MQQRVGRSIARAKFINSALLGRKRSVMEKIVDVADLDSSKAIQPLMKELETATTEARHKVLQGVLEIYDGEGVNKPTLTKDFHKMYLDVAFEISLPPQMTALDASQPWMLYWIANSLKVMDKDWLSDDVKRKIVDKLFTISPSGGPFGGGQGQLSHLASTYAAINALSLCDNIDGCWDRIDRKGIYQWLLSLKEPNGGFKTCLEVGEVDTRGIYCALSIATLLNIFTEELAEGVLNYLKNCQNYEGGFGSCPHVDEAHGGYTFCATASLAILGSMDQINVEKLLEWSSARQLQEERGFCGRSNKLVDGCYSFWVGGSAAILEALGYGQCFNKHALQDYILYCCQEKEQPGLRDKPGAHPDFYHTNYCLLGLAVTEASYSCAPDDPPHYIKCTPDRLIASSELTDVNPVYGLPIENVKKIIQYFDSNLPS from the coding sequence ATGCAACAGAGAGTAGGAAGGTCCATAGCCAGGGCTAAATTTATAAACTCGGCGTTATTAGGAAGGAAGAGATCAGTCATGGAGAAAATCGTCGATGTAGCGGATTTAGATTCAAGTAAAGCAATCCAACCTTTGATGAAGGAACTAGAGACCGCCACTACAGAAGCACGGCACAAAGTGCTACAAGGCGTATTGGAGATCTACGATGGTGAAGGCGTTAACAAACCTACTCTCACGAAAGATTTTCATAAAATGTACTTAGATGTTGCCTTTGAAATATCGTTACCTCCACAAATGACAGCACTAGATGCTTCTCAACCATGGATGCTATATTGGATTGCtaattctttgaaagtgaTGGACAAGGATTGGCTTTCAGATGAcgtcaaaagaaaaatcgTGGATAAGCTATTTACTATTAGTCCTTCAGGAGGACCCTTTGGCGGGGGTCAGGGCCAATTATCTCATTTGGCGAGCACTTATGCTGCGATTAACGCCCTGTCCCTTTGCGATAACATAGACGGATGCTGGGACAGAATTGATCGAAAAGGAATTTACCAATGGTTACtatctttgaaagagcCTAATGGAGGATTCAAGACTTGTTTAGAAGTTGGAGAAGTGGATACAAGAGGTATATACTGTGCATTGAGCATTGCAACGCTTTTAAATATCTTTACAGAGGAGCTTGCTGAAGGTGTGTTGAactatttgaaaaattgtcaaAACTATGAAGGTGGATTCGGCAGTTGTCCTCACGTGGACGAGGCGCACGGAGGTTATACTTTCTGTGCCACAGCCAGTCTAGCTATTTTGGGGTCTATGGATCAAATAAACGTTGAAAAGCTATTAGAATGGTCTAGTGCTCGTCAACTGCAAGAAGAACGAGGATTTTGCGGAAGAAGCAACAAACTCGTTGATGGTTGCTATAGTTTCTGGGTGGGAGGCTCGGCTGCCATCCTTGAAGCTTTAGGATATGGTCAATGCTTCAATAAACATGCTCTTCAGGACTATATATTATACTGTTGCCAAGAGAAAGAGCAACCTGGCTTGAGAGACAAACCAGGGGCCCACCCAGACTTTTACCATACAAATTATTGCCTATTAGGACTCGCTGTGACGGAGGCTTCATACAGTTGCGCTCCTGATGATCCTCCACATTACATCAAGTGTACTCCAGACCGTCTAATTGCATCATCTGAACTTACCGATGTCAACCCTGTTTATGGTTTACCAATAGAAAatgtaaagaaaattattcaataCTTTGACTCCAATTTACCTTCCTAA
- the NUR1 gene encoding Nur1p (similar to YDL089W), producing MSSSEMDSDGMINEAYDDSELIGEETESKYASIKRWYQLITSPLDLQLVINEKLEMINWDAHAKSLAKPLGNFLTVLFFVTRLLQDNLIKPNYYKLNVKSGAFDLSKSNKLKEFDYLWEISSSFQDNNQFYAFQSWYFVTLRFMNNLFKFTIFILLSLNLYVSCKFMFGYLKTYNLFHLKKEFDSPNLTKHNLSDLSKEYYEDIYKQSLWSMLKHFFRGSHTDAPYIDQDEDEIFYQLKKWTPTNFMINLFVSFSPTAIVFLSFSDVTFTTAIAIIIHQYILDYVITKRFQRSVDDDLILSSAALQEYEDKHIIARTHEYGNTNTLSSAIGTRPKTPRIFTTHSLRGEEIREVYNYKKKEFEALPKMTENVPESRETGMKVREGISQIPGNHTYPIGFRYSPKIIPYLREKGSNNDFVQLSLNQNLKKDGAHLPNQDQNTSKSLSPLRKTPLSTRQKSFEGSEFNALNKDDIDAILRSPKKKKNNHKK from the coding sequence ATGTCCAGCAGTGAAATGGATTCTGATGGTATGATAAATGAAGCATATGACGACTCGGAGTTAATTGGTGAGGAAACAGAATCAAAATATGCATCGATTAAGAGGTGGTATCAGCTAATCACTTCTCCCTTAGATTTGCAGTTGGtaataaatgaaaagttAGAAATGATCAACTGGGATGCACATGCTAAAAGTCTAGCTAAGCCATTAGGGAACTTTTTAACggtgcttttttttgttacaAGACTTTTGCAGGACAATTTGATCAAGCCCAATTATTACAAACTAAACGTCAAGTCAGGTGCTTTCGATCTTTCTAAATCCAACAAATTAAAAGAGTTTGATTATTTATGGGAGATATCCTCCAGCTTTCAAGACAATAATCAATTTTATGCATTCCAATCTTGGTATTTCGTTACTCTAAGGTTTATGAAcaatcttttcaagtttACTATTTTCATATTGCTGTCTCTGAACCTGTATGTAAGCTGCAAGTTCATGTTTGGATACCTTAAAACTTACAATCTCttccatttgaaaaaagagttCGATTCTCCAAACTTGACTAAACATAACTTGAGCGATTTAAGTAAAGAATATTATGAAGATATTTACAAGCAGTCATTGTGGTCTATGTtaaagcatttttttagaGGATCTCATACTGATGCACCTTATATTGatcaagatgaagatgaaatattttatcagttgaaaaaatggacTCCGACTAACTTCATGATTAATCTTTTCGTGTCTTTTTCACCAACGGcaattgtttttttgagcTTTTCTGATGTTACGTTTACGACAGCAATTGCCATAATCATCCATCAATATATTCTAGATTATGTCATAACTAAGAGATTTCAGAGAAGTGTGGACGATGACTTGATCTTATCAAGTGCGGCTTTGCAAGAGTATGAGGACAAGCATATAATAGCACGAACACATGAATACGGCAACACAAATACTCTATCATCTGCTATAGGAACTAGACCTAAAACACCAAGAATATTCACCACTCATTCACTACGTGGAGAGGAAATTAGAGAAGTGTataattacaaaaaaaaggagtTTGAGGCATTACCTAAGATGACTGAAAATGTGCCAGAGTCACGAGAAACCGGAATGAAGGTCCGCGAAGGCATTTCTCAGATACCTGGTAATCACACCTATCCTATTGGTTTTCGTTATTCCCCCAAAATCATCCCATATTTGAGGGAGAAAGGttcaaataatgattttgttCAACTATCGTTaaatcaaaatttaaagaaggATGGAGCTCACCTGCCGAATCAAGACCAAAACACATCAAAATCGTTGAGTCCCCTAAGAAAAACGCCTTTAAGCACAAGGCAGAAAAGTTTTGAAGGCTCAGAATTCAATGCGTTGAATAAGGATGATATTGATGCCATTCTTCGCtctccaaagaaaaagaagaacaatcacaaaaaataa
- the ASM4 gene encoding FG-nucleoporin ASM4 (FG-nucleoporin component of central core of nuclear pore complex (NPC)~similar to YDL088C): protein MFGVRSGDNNSGFTSLTSQAPQTTPMFQSQSQLQAQLQPQQQQQSSPFNGPFGASSSRFGTSLTNTVNINNNSSNISSNSINNNNVNNSVNNTNQHSQGNNPSWVSNPKKRFTPHTVIRRKTTKQNSSSDISQNDESSSLNTSMRNFSKQNQDFKHNERNKSAANNDINSLLSTFNDIPPTVTLQDWQREDEFGSIPSLTTQFVSDKYTAKKINRPAYDSKNTPNVFDKDSYVRIANIEDNHLDNNYNTAETNNNKAHETFSKSSSLSAIIVFGYPESISNELIEHFSHFGRIMEDFQVLRLGRGISPSSFRIFHNRDTNCDQNDPTANKSITLKGKDNETSNKKYPIFTGESWVKLTYNSPSSALRALQENGTIFHGALIGCIPYSRNAVEQLAGCKIDNIDDIGEFNVSMYQSSSTPSTSNTPSPPNVIVTDDALLREDVNSPASNVGIGAKISSPKLANSLNKRLDVIDGKLPFMQNTGPNSNIPTLLRSLESKMRQQEEKYRNNEPAGFIHKLNNWLFGWNDL, encoded by the coding sequence ATGTTTGGAGTACGTTCAGGCGATAATAACAGTGGATTTACAAGCCTTACTTCGCAAGCACCACAAACGACTCCGATGTTTCAATCACAATCTCAGTTGCAAGCACAGCTGCAACcacaacagcagcagcaaagCTCGCCATTCAATGGACCGTTTGGTGCTAGTTCTTCACGATTTGGGACCTCACTTACCAATACCGTAaacatcaataataatagtagtAATATTAGTAGTAATAGCattaacaacaacaatgtAAACAACAGCGTCAATAACACAAACCAACATAGCCAAGGGAATAATCCTAGTTGGGTGAGTAATCCAAAAAAGAGATTTACTCCTCATACGGTGATAAGAAGAAAGACAACAAAGCAAAATTCCTCATCTGACATTAGCCAGAATGATGAATCATCTTCCCTGAATACTTCAATGAGAAATTTCAGTAAGCAGAATCAGGATTTCAAACATAATGAAAGAAACAAATCAGCAGCAAATAATGACATCAATTCTCTATTGTCAACCTTTAATGACATTCCACCCACCGTTACTTTACAAGACTGGCAACGTGAGGATGAATTTGGTTCTATTCCATCTTTAACAACCCAATTTGTTTCCGATAAATACACAGCCAAGAAAATTAATAGGCCAGCTTATGATTCCAAGAATACTCCTAATGTTTTTGATAAGGACTCTTATGTTAGAATAGCAAACATTGAAGATAACCATTTAGATAATAATTACAATACCGCCGAAacaaacaataataaagcCCATGAAACTTTTTCCAAGTCTTCTAGTTTAAGCGCAATTATCGTTTTCGGCTATCCTGAATCAATTTCCAACGAATTAATCGAGCACTTTTCCCATTTTGGTCGTATCATGGAAGATTTTCAAGTACTGCGGTTGGGTCGCGGTATTAGCCCCAGCTCTTTCAGAATATTCCATAATCGTGATACAAACTGTGATCAAAATGATCCTACTGCTAACAAATCTATTACCTTAAAAGGGAAAGATAATGAAACGAGcaacaaaaaatatccaaTATTCACCGGTGAAAGTTGGGTTAAGCTCACTTATAACTCTCCATCTTCTGCTTTGAGAGCACTGCAAGAAAATGGAACCATATTTCACGGCGCTTTAATTGGCTGTATACCATATTCAAGAAATGCGGTAGAGCAACTAGCCGGTTGCaaaattgataatattGACGACATTGGAGAATTCAACGTTTCTATGTATCAGAGCTCCTCCACACCATCAACATCGAATACTCCATCGCCACCAAACGTAATAGTAACTGATGACGCTCTGCTGAGAGAAGATGTTAATTCTCCTGCCAGTAATGTTGGTATTGGagcaaaaatttcaagtcCAAAACTAGCAAATTCTTTAAATAAGCGGCTAGATGTAATAGATGGCAAATTGCCATTCATGCAAAATACGGGGCCGAATTCGAATATTCCCACTCTGTTACGAAGCTTGGAATCGAAGATGCGtcaacaagaagaaaaatacagaAATAACGAACCCGCCGGATTTATACACAAACTGAATAATTGGTTATTTGGTTGGAATGACTTATAG
- the LUC7 gene encoding Luc7p (Essential protein associated with the U1 snRNP complex~similar to YDL087C) encodes MSTMSTMSTPAAEQRKLVEQLMGRDSSFRHNRYSHQKRDLGLHDPKICKSYLVGECPYDLFQGTKQSLGKCPQMHLAKHKIQYEREVKQGKTFPEFEREYLAILSRFVNECNGQISVALQNLKHTAEERMKIQQVTEELDVLDARIGLMGQEIDSLIRADEVTMGMLQSVKLQELISKRKEVAKRVRTITENVGQSAQQKLQVCEVCGAYLSRLDTDRRLADHFLGKIHLGYVKMREDYHRLIKNNQTPNTNKTATALPGRHFV; translated from the coding sequence ATGTCAACTATGTCAACTATGTCAACCCCAGCCGCAGAACAACGCAAACTTGTCGAGCAGCTGATGGGCAGGGACTCCAGTTTCCGCCACAACAGGTATTCGCATCAAAAAAGAGATCTCGGGCTACATGATCCCAAGATCTGCAAATCATACCTTGTAGGCGAGTGCCCCTACGACCTATTCCAGGGCACCAAGCAGAGCTTGGGAAAATGCCCCCAGATGCATTTAGCCAAGCATAAAATTCAGTACGAGCGAGAGGTCAAGCAGGGCAAAACGTTCCCCGAATTCGAAAGAGAATATCTTGCCATTCTGTCCCGGTTTGTTAACGAGTGTAATGGGCAGATTTCCGTAGCACTgcaaaatttgaaacaTACCGCCGAGGAACGAATGAAGATCCAGCAGGTTACTGAAGAACTGGACGTCTTGGACGCGCGGATAGGCCTAATGGGACAAGAGATTGATTCTTTAATCCGTGCGGATGAAGTCACTATGGGTATGCTGCAATCAGTCAAATTACAAGAACTGATTAGTAAAAGGAAAGAGGTTGCCAAACGTGTGCGAACCATTACGGAGAACGTTGGCCAGAGCGCCCAACAAAAGTTACAGGTGTGCGAGGTGTGTGGGGCATACCTGTCACGTTTAGATACAGACAGAAGGCTTGCTGACCACTTCTTGGGGAAAATTCATTTAGGATATGTCAAGATGAGGGAGGATTATCATCGACTAATAAAGAACAACCAAACGCCTAACACCAATAAGACGGCCACTGCACTACCCGGAAGACACTTTGTGTAG
- a CDS encoding carboxymethylenebutenolidase (carboxymethylenebutenolidase~similar to YDL086W), with the protein MLITETFHDVQTSYGTTLRIYVYSPKIAGYPQAKFPGVILYSEIYQVTGPVRRFGQRIASEGYVVVAPAIYHNFMGPEALPYDVQGTDIGNEYKIKKPLESYDEDNKLCCDLLFQLPQFDGKRVGSTGMCLGGHLAFRALLDKRVTCATCFFPTDIHSRTLGLGQDDNSLERVSKELGNNQEMVLIFGTADTHVDPEGRDLIRKTLRDHGVKFTFLEILAAQHAFIRDEFSKGRFDSAITQSCLGFLFEQFNRKLRIDLGEFVDDNTPLEHVC; encoded by the coding sequence ATGTTGATCACTGAGACCTTCCATGATGTGCAGACATCATACGGCACCACTTTGCGTATCTACGTATATTCTCCCAAAATAGCAGGCTATCCGCAGGCTAAGTTTCCTGGAGTGATCCTGTACAGTGAAATTTACCAAGTGACGGGGCCGGTTCGCCGTTTTGGCCAAAGAATTGCGTCTGAAGGTTACGTTGTGGTGGCACCTGCCATTTACCACAACTTCATGGGTCCTGAAGCGTTGCCCTATGACGTTCAGGGTACCGATATCGGTAACGAGTACAAGATCAAGAAGCCATTAGAATCGTACGATGAAGACAACAAACTGTGTTGCgatcttcttttccagCTACCGCAGTTTGATGGTAAGAGAGTTGGGTCCACGGGGATGTGTTTAGGTGGCCATTTGGCTTTTAGGGCGCTGCTGGACAAGAGGGTCACCTGTGCAACATGCTTCTTCCCTACCGACATCCATTCGAGAACCTTGGGGCTGGGCCAAGACGACAATTCTTTGGAACGTGTTTCGAAGGAGTTGGGTAATAACCAGGAAATGGTCCTGATCTTCGGAACTGCGGACACCCATGTCGATCCGGAAGGCCGCGATCTGATCAGAAAGACTCTCAGAGACCACGGAGTAAAGTTCACTTTCTTGGAAATCCTGGCTGCCCAGCACGCGTTCATCCGCGACGAGTTCAGCAAGGGTAGATTCGACTCCGCTATCACTCAAAGTTGTCTCGGCTTCCTGTTCGAGCAATTCAACAGGAAATTGAGAATCGATTTGGGTGAATTTGTCGACGATAATACACCATTGGAGCACGTTTGTTAA
- a CDS encoding uncharacterized protein (similar to YDL085C), whose translation MARGNQRDLARQKNLKKQKDMAKSQKKNGDPKKRMESDAEILRQKQAAADARREAEKLEKLKAEKSKR comes from the coding sequence ATGGCAAGAGGTAATCAAAGAGACTTGGcaagacaaaaaaacttgaaaaagcaaaaggaCATGGCTAAGagccagaaaaaaaatggtgaccctaagaaaagaatggagTCAGACGCTGAAATTTTGAGACAAAAGCAGGCAGCCGCAGATGCTAGAAGAGAGGCTGAAAAGCTTGAGAAGTTGAAAGCCGAAAAGTCAAAAAGATAG
- the NDE2 gene encoding NADH-ubiquinone reductase (H(+)-translocating) NDE2 (Mitochondrial external NADH dehydrogenase~similar to YDL085W) encodes MLPRLGFARTARSMHRFKVSQISKPFFHSTEVGKPGPPQKLSKSYTAVFKKWFVRGLKLTFYTTLAGTLYVSYELYKESNPPKQIPQSTAFANGLKKKELVILGTGWGAISLLKKLDTSLYNVTVVSPRSFFLFTPLLPSTPVGTIEMKSIVEPVRSIARRTPGEVHYIEAEALDVDPKAKKVMVQSVSEDEYFVSSLNYDYLVVSVGAKTTTFNIPGVYGNASFLKEIEDAQNIRMKLMKTIEQASSFPVNDPERKRLLTFVVVGGGPTGVEFAAELQDYINQDLRKWMPDLSKEMKVILIEALPNILNMFDKTLIKYAEDLFARDEIDLQVNTAVKAVEPTYIRTLQNGQTSTDIHYGMLVWATGNEPIELSKTLMGRVPEQTNRRGLLINEKLELLGAEDSIYAIGDCTAHTGFFPTAQVAHQEGEYLAKILDKKLQIEQLEWDMLNSTDDSKVSRLQKEINLRRSKLDKFNYKHMGALAYIGSETAIADLHMGDSSYQLKGMFAFLFWKSAYLAMCLSIRNRILIAMDWTKVYFLGRDSSV; translated from the coding sequence ATGTTGCCCAGACTTGGTTTTGCGAGGACTGCTAGGTCCATGCACCGTTTTAAGGTTAGCCAGATCTCTAAACCTTTTTTCCATTCCACCGAAGTCGGTAAGCCCGGACCACCGCAGAAGCTATCGAAATCTTACACAGCAGTATTCAAGAAATGGTTTGTCAGAGGTTTAAAGCTCACTTTTTACACGACGTTGGCCGGCACGCTGTACGTGTCATACGAGTTGTACAAGGAATCGAACCCACCTAAGCAGATCCCGCAATCTACGGCTTTTGCTAAtggtttgaaaaagaaagagttGGTCATTTTGGGTACAGGCTGGGGCGccatttctcttttgaagaaactggACACGTCTTTGTACAACGTTACCGTGGTGTCACCAAGAAGTTTCTTTCTGTTCACGCCGCTGTTACCTTCTACGCCTGTGGGTACGATAGAGATGAAGTCTATTGTCGAACCGGTTAGGTCTATTGCTAGAAGAACTCCTGGAGAAGTTCACTACATCGAGGCGGAAGCATTGGACGTTGACCCCAAAGCGAAAAAAGTAATGGTGCAATCGGTGTCGGAGGACGAGTATTTTGTTTCGAGCTTGAATTACGATTATCTTGTCGTCAGTGTGGGCGCTAAAACCACTACTTTTAACATTCCTGGGGTCTATGGCAATGCGAGCTTCTTGAAGGAGATTGAAGATGCTCAAAATATTCGTATGAAGTTGATGAAGACCATAGAACAGGCGAGTTCGTTTCCTGTAAACGACCCGGAAAGGAAGCGATTATTAACGTTTGTGGTTGTTGGTGGCGGCCCCACGGGTGTAGAATTTGCCGCAGAACTGCAAGATTACATCAATCAAGATTTGAGAAAGTGGATGCCCGATTTGagtaaagaaatgaaagtCATCTTGATTGAAGCCTTGCCTAATATCCTAAACATGTTCGATAAGACATTGATTAAGTATGCCGAGGACCTTTTTGCCAGAGATGAAATTGACTTGCAAGTGAATACTGCCGTGAAAGCCGTAGAACCAACTTACATCCGTACTTTGCAAAACGGTCAAACAAGCACCGATATCCACTACGGGATGCTAGTTTGGGCAACCGGGAATGAACCAATCGAATTGTCAAAAACACTGATGGGTAGAGTACCGGAGCAAACTAACAGGCGCGGTCTGttaattaatgaaaaattggagcTCCTGGGAGCTGAGGATTCGATATATGCGATTGGTGATTGTACCGCGCATACAGGTTTCTTCCCCACGGCACAGGTCGCACACCAGGAAGGTGAATACTTGGCCAAGATCTTGgataaaaaattacaaataGAACAATTAGAATGGGACATGCTGAATAGTACCGATGACAGTAAGGTATCACGcttacaaaaagaaattaattTGAGGAGATCTAAGCTAGATAAGTTCAACTACAAACACATGGGCGCCCTTGCGTACATCGGCTCCGAAACCGCAATTGCAGATCTGCATATGGGCGACTCATCATACCAACTGAAAGGTATGTTTGCCTTCTTGTTTTGGAAATCTGCCTATTTGGCCATGTGTCTCTCCATAAGAAATAGGATTTTAATTGCCATGGACTGGACCAAAGTTTACTTTCTTGGAAGGGATTCTTCCGTGTAG
- the SUB2 gene encoding ATP-dependent RNA helicase SUB2 (Component of the TREX complex required for nuclear mRNA export~similar to YDL084W): MSHEGEEDLLEYSDNEQEIQIDASKAAEAGETGAATSATEGDNNNNTAAGDKKGSYVGIHSTGFKDFLLKPELSRAIIDCGFEHPSEVQQHTIPQSIHGTDVLCQAKSGLGKTAVFVLSTLQQLDPVPGEVAVVVICNARELAYQIRNEYLRFSKYMPDVKTAVFYGGTPISKDAELLKNRDTAPHIVVATPGRLKALVREKYIDLSHVKNFVIDECDKVLEELDMRRDVQEIFRATPRDKQVMMFSATLSQEIRPICRRFLQNPLEIFVDDEAKLTLHGLQQYYIKLEEREKNRKLAQLLDDLEFNQVIIFVKSTTRANELTKLLNASNFPAITVHGHMKQEERIARYKAFKDFEKRICVSTDVFGRGIDIERINLAINYDLTNEADQYLHRVGRAGRFGTKGLAISFVSSKEDEEVLAKIQERFDVKIAEFPEEGIDPSTYLNN; the protein is encoded by the coding sequence ATGTCACACgaaggtgaagaagatttatTGGAGTATTCCGATAACGaacaagaaattcaaattgatgCTTCTAAGGCTGCTGAAGCCGGAGAAACTGGTGCCGCCACTTCTGCCACTGAAggtgataataataacaacacTGCAGCTGGCGACAAGAAAGGTTCTTATGTTGGTATCCATTCCACCGGtttcaaagatttcttGCTGAAGCCAGAACTATCAAGAGCCATCATTGACTGTGGTTTTGAACATCCTTCTGAGGTCCAACAACACACCATTCCTCAGTCTATCCATGGTACCGATGTGTTGTGTCAAGCTAAGTCAGGTTTAGGTAAGACAGCTGTCTTTGTTTTATCCACTCTGCAACAGCTGGACCCTGTTCCTGGTGAAGTCGCCGTTGTTGTCATTTGTAACGCTAGAGAACTAGCCTACCAAATTCGTAACGAGTATTTGAGATTTTCCAAATATATGCCAGACGTAAAAACAGCCGTCTTTTACGGTGGTACTCCAATTTCTAAGGATGCTGAACTTTTAAAGAATAGAGACACTGCTCCCCACATTGTTGTTGCCACTCCAGGTCGTTTAAAGGCGTTAGtgagagaaaaatacaTTGATTTGTCTCACGTCAAGAACTTTGTCATTGATGAATGTGATAAagttttggaagaattaGACATGAGAAGAGACgttcaagaaattttcaGAGCTACTCCAAGAGACAAACAAGTCATGATGTTTTCAGCCACACTTTCTCAAGAAATCAGACCAATTTGTAGACGTTTCTTACAAAATCCattggaaatttttgtcGATGATGAAGCTAAACTTACTTTACATGGGTTGCAACAATATTATATCAAATTAGAAGAACGTGAAAAAAACCGTAAATTGGCTCAATTATTAGACGATTTGGAATTCAATCAAGTCATTATTTTCGTTAAATCTACTACAAGAGCTAATGAGTTGACCAAACTGTTAAACGCCTCTAACTTCCCAGCTATTACCGTTCATGGTCACAtgaaacaagaagaacGTATTGCTCGTTACAAGGCCTTCAAAGATTTCGAAAAACGTATTTGTGTATCCACAGACGTTTTTGGTAGAGGTATCGATATTGAACGTATTAACTTAGCCATTAATTACGATTTGACCAATGAAGCTGACCAATATTTACATCGTGTTGGTAGAGCCGGTAGATTTGGTACTAAGGGTTTGGCTATTTCATTTGTTTCCTCGAAGGAAGATGAGGAAGTTCTGGCTAAGATCCAAGAACGCTTCGATGTCAAAATCGCTGAATTCCCAGAAGAAGGCATTGATCCGTCCACTTATTTGAATAATTAa